One Streptomyces sp. CNQ-509 DNA window includes the following coding sequences:
- a CDS encoding MFS transporter: MPLALLALAIGAFGIGTTEFVVMGLLPEVADEFSVSVPTAGWLTTGYALGVFGGAPLLTALGTRVSRKRMLMSLMGLFIAGNVISALAPAFGILLAGRVVASLAHGAFFGIGAVVAAGLVARDKRAGAIAMMFTGLTVANVVGVPGGTLLGQTVGWRATFLAVAAIGVVGLAGVARLVPDLPQTPGEPSSPGATGLRRELAAFLNVQVLLAMGMTVIGFGGVFAAITYIAPMMTEVTGYADSSVTWLLALFGLGMVGGNLIGGRFADRALMPMLYVALSALTATLALFTLTAHSKPAAAVSIFLVGFFGFATVPPLQKRVLDQAAAAPTLASAVNVGAFNLGNALAAWLGGLVISAGLGYTAPNWVGAALAASGLALAFLSTRLERRAAGTAGTAAASRTVRVAGGSVRHEGSDPRQDLPAIRAEDSAAVAARPTPPRAGRAARRPR; this comes from the coding sequence ATGCCTCTCGCGCTGCTCGCGCTCGCCATCGGCGCCTTCGGGATCGGCACCACGGAGTTCGTCGTCATGGGCCTGCTGCCCGAGGTGGCCGACGAGTTCTCCGTCTCCGTCCCCACCGCCGGCTGGCTCACCACCGGCTACGCCCTCGGCGTCTTCGGCGGCGCCCCGCTGCTCACCGCGCTCGGCACCCGCGTCTCGCGCAAGCGGATGCTGATGAGCCTCATGGGCCTGTTCATCGCCGGCAACGTCATCTCCGCGCTCGCGCCCGCCTTCGGCATCCTGCTCGCAGGACGCGTCGTCGCCTCGCTCGCGCACGGCGCGTTCTTCGGCATCGGCGCGGTCGTCGCCGCCGGGCTCGTCGCCCGGGACAAGCGGGCCGGGGCCATCGCGATGATGTTCACGGGGCTGACCGTGGCCAACGTCGTCGGCGTCCCCGGCGGCACGCTCCTCGGGCAGACCGTCGGCTGGCGGGCCACGTTCCTCGCGGTCGCGGCGATCGGGGTCGTCGGGCTCGCGGGTGTGGCCAGGCTCGTACCTGACCTGCCGCAGACGCCCGGGGAACCCTCCTCCCCCGGCGCCACCGGCCTCCGGCGCGAACTGGCCGCGTTCCTCAACGTCCAGGTGCTGCTGGCCATGGGCATGACCGTCATCGGCTTCGGCGGGGTCTTCGCCGCGATCACCTACATCGCGCCTATGATGACCGAGGTCACCGGCTACGCCGACAGCTCCGTCACCTGGCTCCTCGCCCTCTTCGGCCTCGGCATGGTCGGCGGCAACCTGATCGGCGGGCGCTTCGCGGACCGCGCCCTGATGCCGATGCTGTACGTCGCACTCAGCGCCCTGACCGCGACGCTGGCGCTGTTCACGCTCACCGCACACAGCAAGCCCGCGGCGGCCGTGAGCATCTTCCTCGTCGGGTTCTTCGGCTTCGCGACCGTGCCGCCGCTGCAGAAGCGGGTGCTGGACCAGGCCGCCGCCGCGCCCACCCTCGCCTCCGCCGTCAACGTCGGCGCGTTCAACCTCGGCAACGCCCTCGCCGCATGGCTCGGCGGCCTCGTCATCTCCGCCGGTCTCGGCTACACCGCCCCCAACTGGGTCGGCGCCGCCCTCGCCGCCTCCGGCCTGGCCCTCGCGTTCCTCTCCACAAGGCTGGAGCGCCGCGCGGCAGGCACCGCGGGTACGGCGGCCGCCTCACGGACGGTACGGGTGGCGGGCGGTTCCGTACGCCACGAAGGGAGCGACCCGCGGCAGGACCTGCCGGCGATACGGGCCGAAGACAGCGCCGCCGTAGCGGCGCGCCCTACTCCGCCCAGGGCAGGGCGTGCCGCGCGCCGTCCTCGGTGA
- a CDS encoding MarR family winged helix-turn-helix transcriptional regulator, with translation MTRDHDSPPTPELLFLLGMAFQLVLTEFNERVAAAGYPDLRPVHGMIFQILGTEGATSSELAARLGVTKQAAGQLVDDLERRGYVLRKAHPAGGRRKLVVLTDAARRHLHIAGDVLHDLEAELARRTGTDTPLLRTELLRLVHGLAGDDLPPLRPVW, from the coding sequence GTGACCCGCGACCACGACAGCCCGCCGACGCCCGAGCTGCTGTTCCTGCTCGGCATGGCCTTCCAGCTCGTGCTCACCGAGTTCAACGAGAGGGTGGCCGCCGCCGGTTACCCCGACCTGCGGCCGGTGCACGGCATGATCTTCCAGATCCTCGGCACCGAAGGCGCCACCAGCAGCGAACTCGCCGCCAGGCTCGGCGTCACCAAACAGGCCGCCGGCCAACTCGTCGACGACCTGGAGCGCCGCGGCTACGTACTCCGCAAAGCCCACCCCGCCGGCGGCCGGCGCAAGCTCGTCGTCCTCACCGACGCCGCCCGCCGGCACCTCCACATCGCCGGGGACGTCCTGCACGACCTCGAAGCCGAACTCGCCCGCCGCACGGGCACCGACACCCCCCTCCTCCGCACCGAACTCCTCCGCCTCGTCCACGGCCTGGCCGGCGACGACCTCCCCCCGCTGCGCCCCGTGTGGTGA
- a CDS encoding DMT family transporter yields MRVGGESQDSQGDIPSESRPAGNSAARDHEGSGDGGAARSLAQDHAPHVDRGLASGLFTRLATPATMVVGGSACISLSAIFVKLSDVNAGTAAFLRCLLALLLLAPLAAVELRRLGPRARRPVLTDLAAGLLLGVDFVFWAASIRDVGASIATVLLNIQVIVFPLLARLLTRTPLPRGFWLTAPVLLAGVALAGGAIGDPEPGSNPVTGILYGTAAGVAFAAYLFLTRLAGTRPRTNPSAPSPPRPHIAVPVCAATFSAAIASGVLGALWTGIDPTPEPAALGWLAALAALGQVLALLLITPALPRLAPATGAALLLLQPVLAVATAVAFLGERPTATQYAGCVLVIATVWYATRGAAGRGAETPALRTKGRG; encoded by the coding sequence ATGCGAGTCGGCGGGGAGAGCCAGGACAGCCAGGGGGACATACCGTCCGAAAGCCGGCCGGCCGGCAACTCCGCCGCCCGGGACCACGAGGGGAGCGGCGACGGGGGCGCCGCCCGGAGCCTCGCCCAGGACCATGCCCCACACGTCGACCGGGGACTCGCCTCGGGCCTCTTCACCCGGCTGGCCACCCCGGCGACGATGGTCGTCGGCGGCTCGGCGTGCATCTCGCTGTCGGCGATCTTCGTGAAGCTCTCCGACGTGAACGCCGGCACCGCCGCCTTCCTGCGCTGCCTGCTGGCACTGCTGCTGCTCGCCCCGCTGGCGGCCGTCGAACTCCGCCGCCTCGGCCCCCGGGCCAGGCGCCCGGTGCTCACGGACCTGGCGGCGGGGCTGCTGCTCGGCGTCGACTTCGTGTTCTGGGCGGCGAGCATCAGGGACGTCGGCGCGTCCATCGCGACCGTGCTGCTCAACATCCAGGTGATCGTCTTCCCGCTGCTGGCCCGCCTCCTGACCCGTACGCCGCTGCCGCGCGGCTTCTGGCTCACGGCGCCGGTGCTGCTCGCCGGGGTGGCGCTCGCGGGCGGCGCGATCGGCGACCCGGAACCGGGCAGCAACCCCGTCACCGGCATCCTCTACGGCACCGCCGCGGGCGTCGCCTTCGCCGCCTACCTCTTCCTCACCCGCCTGGCCGGCACCCGCCCCCGCACGAACCCTTCCGCTCCCTCCCCTCCCCGCCCGCACATCGCCGTGCCTGTGTGCGCCGCGACGTTCTCCGCCGCCATCGCCTCCGGCGTCCTCGGCGCGCTGTGGACCGGTATCGATCCGACGCCCGAGCCCGCCGCCCTCGGCTGGCTGGCCGCGCTGGCCGCGCTCGGCCAGGTTCTCGCCCTGCTCCTCATCACCCCCGCTCTGCCCCGGCTCGCCCCGGCCACCGGGGCGGCACTGCTCCTGCTCCAGCCGGTGCTCGCCGTCGCCACCGCCGTCGCGTTCCTCGGCGAGCGGCCCACGGCGACGCAGTACGCCGGCTGCGTGCTGGTGATCGCCACCGTCTGGTACGCCACCCGCGGCGCCGCCGGCCGCGGCGCCGAAACTCCCGCGCTCCGCACCAAGGGCCGCGGCTAG
- a CDS encoding serine hydrolase produces MPPYDDALLPATARALRHRLAVAQREGRTPSLVAAVVRDGETVWSGARSMVDGHEPTTDTQYRVGSLTKTFVAVLVLRLRDEGLLDLADPLGKHVPGTQAPAVTIAQLLSHSSGIGAEPRGPWWERTPGTLRPELGALFDGDPTRHPAGRRYHYSNPGFAYLGAVVEALRGAPWDDVLRRELLEPLDLRRTTPLPEAPHAGGFAVHPWADVMQPEPLHDTGRMAPAGQLWSTAGDLARFAAFLVRGDDRVLCAGTLAEMRTPAVAPEAASWDSGYGLGMQLIRRDGTVLAGHTGSMPGFLACLLSDVDEDVSAVVLTNVTSGVSVSGLAADLIGTVLRHEPRIPEPWRPLAADAVDPELLALTGPWYWGANPHVLRLKEDRWLDLGPLTGNGYASRLRPEADGTWTAVDGYCAGETLRVERAADGEVSHLDLGTFVFTREPYDPDAPVPGGTRGWT; encoded by the coding sequence ATGCCGCCGTATGACGACGCCCTGCTTCCCGCCACCGCCCGCGCCCTGCGCCACCGGCTCGCGGTCGCGCAGCGCGAGGGACGTACGCCTTCGCTCGTCGCGGCCGTCGTACGCGACGGGGAGACCGTCTGGTCCGGCGCCCGCTCGATGGTCGACGGGCACGAGCCGACCACCGACACCCAGTACCGCGTCGGCTCGCTCACCAAGACGTTCGTCGCCGTGCTGGTGCTCCGGCTGCGCGACGAGGGCCTTCTCGACCTCGCCGATCCGCTGGGCAAGCACGTCCCGGGCACTCAGGCCCCCGCGGTGACCATCGCTCAACTCCTCTCTCACAGCTCCGGTATCGGCGCCGAGCCCCGCGGTCCCTGGTGGGAGCGGACCCCGGGCACGCTCCGCCCCGAGCTCGGTGCACTCTTCGACGGCGACCCCACCCGCCACCCGGCGGGCCGCCGGTACCACTACTCCAACCCCGGCTTCGCGTACCTCGGCGCGGTCGTCGAGGCACTGCGCGGCGCACCGTGGGACGACGTGCTGCGACGCGAGCTGCTGGAGCCGCTGGACCTGCGGCGTACGACACCGCTGCCCGAGGCCCCCCACGCCGGCGGGTTCGCCGTCCATCCGTGGGCCGACGTCATGCAGCCCGAGCCGTTGCACGACACCGGCCGGATGGCCCCCGCGGGCCAGTTGTGGTCCACGGCCGGCGACCTGGCCCGGTTCGCGGCCTTCCTCGTACGCGGCGACGACCGGGTGCTCTGCGCCGGCACGCTGGCGGAGATGCGCACCCCCGCCGTTGCCCCCGAGGCCGCGTCGTGGGACAGCGGGTACGGGCTGGGCATGCAGCTCATCCGTCGCGACGGCACGGTGCTCGCCGGCCACACCGGCTCCATGCCCGGGTTCCTCGCCTGCCTCCTTTCCGATGTCGACGAGGACGTGAGCGCGGTCGTCCTCACGAACGTCACTTCCGGCGTGTCCGTCTCCGGCCTGGCCGCCGATCTGATCGGCACCGTGCTGCGGCACGAGCCGCGCATCCCCGAGCCGTGGCGTCCGCTGGCCGCGGATGCGGTGGATCCGGAGCTGCTCGCCCTCACGGGCCCGTGGTACTGGGGCGCGAACCCGCACGTGCTGCGGCTGAAGGAGGACCGGTGGCTGGACCTGGGGCCGCTCACCGGCAACGGCTACGCCTCCCGGCTCCGCCCGGAGGCGGACGGCACGTGGACGGCGGTCGACGGCTACTGCGCCGGTGAGACGCTGCGGGTGGAGCGTGCGGCGGACGGTGAGGTGTCGCACCTCGACCTGGGCACCTTCGTCTTCACCCGCGAACCGTACGACCCGGACGCCCCCGTCCCCGGCGGCACCCGCGGCTGGACGTAA
- a CDS encoding winged helix-turn-helix transcriptional regulator yields the protein MARDGGDERRTYGQACPIAHALDMIGERWALLVVRELRLGPRRYADLQAALPGIGPSVLSQRLRDLERFGVLARRALPPPASAKVYELTEWGSELEPVFAALRTWGLRSPVIPLEGVLTSDTVLLGLRAFFQPQPHAAWSASYRIELEREVYRVEVADGELTAVRRGEEPPSPDVAVTTDHDTLQSVLSHERPLSEAVEAGELTVEGDGDVMERLVEAVQRS from the coding sequence ATGGCGAGGGACGGCGGCGACGAGAGGCGGACGTACGGGCAGGCGTGCCCGATCGCGCACGCGCTCGACATGATCGGCGAGCGCTGGGCGCTGCTGGTCGTGCGCGAGCTGCGTCTGGGCCCCCGCCGCTACGCGGACCTCCAGGCCGCGCTCCCCGGCATCGGGCCCAGCGTGCTGTCCCAGCGCCTGCGCGATCTGGAGCGGTTCGGCGTGCTCGCCCGGCGTGCGCTGCCGCCGCCCGCCTCGGCGAAGGTGTACGAGCTGACGGAGTGGGGCAGCGAGCTGGAGCCGGTCTTCGCCGCCCTGCGCACGTGGGGGCTGCGCTCCCCGGTGATACCGCTGGAGGGGGTGCTGACCTCCGACACCGTGCTGCTCGGGTTGCGCGCCTTCTTCCAGCCGCAGCCGCACGCGGCGTGGTCGGCGAGCTACCGCATAGAGCTGGAGCGCGAGGTGTACCGGGTGGAGGTCGCCGACGGCGAGTTGACCGCGGTGCGGCGCGGCGAGGAGCCGCCGTCCCCGGACGTCGCGGTGACCACGGACCACGACACGCTGCAGTCGGTGCTGTCCCACGAGCGCCCGCTGTCCGAGGCGGTCGAGGCGGGAGAGCTGACGGTCGAGGGCGACGGGGACGTGATGGAGCGCCTGGTCGAGGCGGTCCAGCGGAGCTGA
- a CDS encoding MarR family winged helix-turn-helix transcriptional regulator, translating into MAATAEQLDELARGWVALASLHARIETHVERTLQRTHRLSAREYSVLDALSRQDDFHLRMNQLADTVVLSQSATTRLVTRLEDRGLLSRHLCPDDRRGIYTEVTPAGRRLLAEARPGYEASLRAALDEAAKRPELAPLVAAVEALEAPAPAAYAT; encoded by the coding sequence ATGGCGGCCACAGCCGAGCAGCTCGACGAACTGGCCCGGGGCTGGGTGGCCCTGGCATCCCTGCACGCCCGCATCGAGACCCACGTGGAGCGCACGCTCCAGCGCACGCACCGGCTGAGCGCCCGCGAGTACTCCGTACTGGACGCTCTCAGCCGCCAGGACGACTTCCACCTGCGCATGAACCAGCTCGCCGACACCGTCGTCCTCAGCCAGAGCGCCACCACCCGCCTCGTCACCCGCCTCGAGGACCGCGGCCTGCTCAGCCGCCACCTCTGCCCGGACGACCGCCGCGGCATCTACACCGAGGTCACCCCCGCCGGCCGCCGCCTCCTCGCCGAAGCCAGGCCCGGATACGAGGCATCCCTGCGCGCCGCGCTCGACGAGGCCGCGAAGCGGCCGGAGTTGGCGCCGCTGGTGGCGGCGGTGGAGGCACTGGAGGCCCCCGCCCCTGCGGCGTACGCGACATAG
- a CDS encoding GNAT family N-acetyltransferase, translated as MFAISLGDDGAELRPLEPWQAGEFLAHMDRGREFIGRHVGLPDATADLESTRAWLQSYADKAASDSGRLYGIWLDGLLVGGVLFRVFDARQRTCEAGCWLEPAAAGRGLVTRAARVIIDWAVHERGVERVEWLVSAENTPSIKVAQRLGMSREAVLRAKHPYRGVRQDTEVWSVLASEWGKGREA; from the coding sequence ATGTTCGCGATATCCCTGGGTGACGACGGTGCCGAGCTGCGGCCGCTGGAGCCGTGGCAGGCCGGGGAGTTCCTCGCCCACATGGACCGCGGGCGCGAGTTCATCGGCCGCCACGTCGGCCTCCCCGACGCCACCGCCGACCTCGAGTCCACCCGCGCCTGGCTCCAGTCGTACGCCGACAAGGCCGCCTCCGACTCCGGCCGCCTCTACGGGATCTGGCTCGACGGCCTCCTCGTCGGCGGCGTCCTCTTCCGCGTCTTCGACGCGCGGCAGCGCACCTGCGAGGCGGGTTGCTGGCTGGAACCCGCGGCGGCCGGCCGCGGGCTGGTCACGCGCGCCGCACGCGTGATCATCGACTGGGCGGTGCACGAGCGCGGCGTGGAGCGGGTGGAGTGGCTCGTCTCCGCGGAGAACACCCCGAGCATCAAGGTCGCCCAGCGCCTCGGCATGAGCCGCGAGGCGGTGCTGCGCGCGAAGCACCCCTACCGGGGGGTGCGGCAGGACACGGAGGTGTGGTCGGTGCTGGCGTCCGAGTGGGGCAAGGGGCGGGAGGCGTAG
- a CDS encoding alpha/beta fold hydrolase: MNGTAEVRPEAERLVRVGEVDICTQAFGAAADPPILLIGGAEASMDWWEDGFCSRLAAAGRYVVRFDTRDTGRSTTFPVGAPTYGGEDLIADVIGLLDALGLRSAHLVGVSMGGGMAQVIAARYPGRVDSLTLIATSPAAPGGPDRPELPPMSDELARKFAEPQPGPDWSDRESVLAYFLAGEHTFAGAIPVDEERVRRVAGRAFDRSPAPAAAANHWLLDDGKEQDALSLGDITAPTLVLHGTDDPLFPYAHGEALAREIPGARLVPLRGMGHQMPPPELWDAVIAELVPHTAAAAR, from the coding sequence ATGAACGGCACGGCGGAAGTCCGGCCCGAGGCGGAGCGGTTGGTGCGGGTCGGGGAGGTCGACATCTGTACGCAGGCGTTCGGCGCTGCCGCGGATCCGCCGATCCTCCTGATCGGGGGCGCGGAGGCGTCGATGGACTGGTGGGAGGACGGCTTCTGCTCACGCCTGGCCGCGGCCGGGCGGTATGTCGTCCGCTTCGATACGCGCGACACGGGCCGGTCCACGACGTTCCCGGTCGGTGCGCCGACGTACGGCGGCGAGGATCTGATCGCCGACGTGATCGGGCTGCTCGACGCGCTCGGCCTCCGCTCCGCGCACCTCGTGGGCGTCTCGATGGGCGGCGGCATGGCGCAGGTCATCGCGGCGCGATATCCCGGCCGGGTCGACTCGTTGACGCTGATCGCCACGAGCCCGGCGGCGCCGGGTGGGCCCGACCGGCCCGAGCTGCCGCCGATGAGCGACGAACTGGCCCGGAAGTTCGCGGAGCCGCAGCCGGGGCCGGACTGGTCGGACCGCGAGTCGGTCCTCGCCTACTTCCTCGCCGGTGAACACACCTTCGCCGGCGCCATCCCGGTCGACGAGGAGCGTGTGCGCCGCGTCGCCGGGCGGGCCTTCGACCGCAGTCCCGCCCCCGCCGCGGCCGCCAACCACTGGCTTCTCGACGACGGAAAAGAGCAGGACGCGCTCTCCCTTGGCGACATCACCGCGCCGACCCTCGTGCTCCACGGCACGGACGACCCCCTTTTCCCCTACGCCCACGGCGAGGCGCTGGCCCGCGAGATCCCGGGGGCCAGGCTCGTACCGCTGCGGGGGATGGGCCACCAGATGCCGCCCCCGGAGCTGTGGGACGCGGTCATAGCCGAGCTCGTCCCCCACACGGCCGCGGCCGCCCGCTGA
- a CDS encoding cupin domain-containing protein produces MKVITPAPDRTVTTPNASMESLATPSRGSTALSTWRVRMDAGRSGPVHVIDREQVWMVISGSLTVTCDGRTETAAAGQAVLLPSGVPRRLGAAEGTGAVEALVAMEAGGSAVTEDGARHALPWAE; encoded by the coding sequence ATGAAGGTCATCACTCCCGCCCCCGACCGCACCGTCACCACCCCGAACGCCTCCATGGAGTCCCTTGCCACCCCCTCCCGGGGCAGCACCGCGCTCAGCACCTGGCGGGTGCGCATGGACGCGGGCCGGTCGGGGCCGGTGCACGTCATCGACCGCGAGCAGGTCTGGATGGTCATATCCGGCTCGCTCACCGTGACCTGCGACGGCCGTACCGAGACCGCCGCCGCCGGGCAGGCGGTCCTGCTCCCGTCCGGCGTACCGCGGCGGCTCGGCGCGGCCGAGGGGACCGGCGCCGTCGAGGCGCTGGTGGCGATGGAGGCCGGCGGCAGCGCCGTCACCGAGGACGGCGCGCGGCACGCCCTGCCCTGGGCGGAGTAG
- a CDS encoding GNAT family N-acetyltransferase: MTDLAIRRATAADVPAIVAMLADDPLGATRESPGDPAPYEDAFVRIDADPGQHLVVAERDGRVVGTVQLTVIPGLSRRGATRALIEAVRVHREERGGGLGTQLIEWAVEEARRRGCAVVQLTSDATRTDAHRFYERLGFAASHVGFKRML, encoded by the coding sequence ATGACCGACCTGGCAATCCGGCGCGCCACGGCCGCCGACGTCCCCGCCATCGTGGCGATGCTTGCCGACGACCCCCTGGGCGCCACCCGCGAGAGCCCCGGCGACCCCGCCCCGTACGAGGATGCGTTCGTGCGCATCGACGCCGACCCCGGCCAGCACCTCGTCGTCGCCGAACGCGACGGCCGCGTCGTCGGTACGGTCCAACTCACCGTCATCCCCGGGCTGTCGCGGCGGGGCGCGACGCGGGCGCTCATCGAAGCGGTGCGCGTGCACCGCGAGGAGCGCGGGGGCGGCCTGGGGACGCAGCTCATCGAGTGGGCCGTCGAGGAGGCGCGACGACGCGGGTGCGCGGTCGTGCAACTCACGTCCGACGCTACGCGCACGGACGCGCACCGCTTCTACGAGCGGCTGGGGTTCGCGGCGTCGCACGTGGGGTTCAAGCGGATGCTGTAG
- a CDS encoding winged helix DNA-binding domain-containing protein, with protein sequence MRHALAPAARAASPVAAADAVVALHATDAATVFLSACARMREPGVTPVERALYEEVALVKLLSMRRTLFAVSRELAPVVDAAAARARAARERATFLKHLKDWNGLDEAWLQRAEAAALAVLKDRGEATGSEISAAEPLLRTKITVFPGSRQETQQGVTTRVLRMLACDGHIRRGHPRGSWTSSQFRWAPGEDFGGMDVAEAQTELTRRWLYAYGPATEADLVWWTGWTKTAARKALAATGAVAVELDEGTGLVLPDDTEPVAQPEPWAALLPGLDPTPMGWKERDWHLDPGYRKALFDGSGNVGPTVWWNGEVVGGWAQRQDGEVVWRMLRDVGGEAERAVAAEAERLAAWVGDARITPRFRTPLEKELAA encoded by the coding sequence GTGCGGCATGCGCTGGCGCCGGCCGCCCGCGCGGCCTCGCCCGTCGCCGCTGCCGACGCGGTCGTGGCGCTGCATGCGACGGACGCGGCGACCGTCTTCCTCTCCGCCTGCGCGCGGATGAGGGAGCCCGGAGTCACGCCCGTCGAGCGCGCGCTCTACGAGGAGGTGGCGCTGGTGAAGCTGCTGTCCATGCGGCGCACGCTCTTCGCGGTCAGCCGTGAGCTGGCGCCCGTCGTGGACGCGGCGGCGGCCCGCGCCAGAGCGGCCCGCGAGCGCGCCACCTTCCTCAAGCACCTCAAGGACTGGAACGGCCTGGACGAGGCGTGGCTACAGCGCGCCGAGGCCGCCGCGCTGGCCGTGCTCAAAGACAGGGGCGAGGCGACCGGCAGCGAGATATCCGCCGCCGAGCCGCTGCTGCGCACGAAGATCACGGTCTTCCCGGGCAGCCGCCAGGAGACGCAGCAGGGCGTGACGACGCGCGTGCTGCGGATGCTCGCCTGCGACGGGCACATACGCCGCGGGCACCCGCGCGGGTCATGGACGTCGAGCCAGTTCCGATGGGCGCCCGGCGAGGACTTCGGCGGCATGGACGTCGCCGAGGCGCAGACGGAGCTGACCAGACGCTGGCTGTACGCGTACGGGCCGGCCACCGAAGCGGACCTCGTGTGGTGGACCGGCTGGACGAAGACCGCCGCGCGCAAGGCGCTGGCCGCGACCGGCGCCGTGGCGGTGGAGCTGGACGAGGGCACGGGGTTGGTGCTGCCGGACGACACCGAGCCGGTCGCGCAGCCGGAGCCGTGGGCGGCGCTGCTCCCCGGGCTCGACCCGACACCGATGGGCTGGAAGGAACGCGACTGGCACCTTGACCCCGGCTACCGCAAGGCGCTTTTCGACGGCAGCGGCAACGTGGGGCCGACGGTGTGGTGGAACGGCGAAGTCGTCGGCGGCTGGGCGCAACGACAGGACGGAGAGGTGGTGTGGCGGATGCTCAGGGACGTGGGCGGCGAGGCGGAGCGCGCAGTGGCCGCGGAGGCCGAGCGGCTGGCGGCATGGGTGGGCGACGCCCGGATAACGCCGAGGTTCCGCACGCCGCTGGAGAAGGAGCTGGCCGCATAG
- a CDS encoding LysR family transcriptional regulator: MFSLERLRALDAVAVHGTIARAAESLHVTASGVSQQLAKLERESGQRLLEPYGRSVRLTHAGQVLAAHAARVCAQVAEAEADLADLQDEILGPLRLGGVGSSLRALLPEVLTALTASHPRLTPTVVDGEVVELVPRLVGGELDLLLIESWSSRPIRLPQGLAVRTLVVEDVQLAVPDAHPLAGRERVGLAELGGLAHPTGAAVWASCPVGTEPYEGLTQALREVGLEPEVRYQVTEYATLLALVRGGLCVSLVPEMAQRPCPPGVRFLPVRPAVRRTVQAAWRSRGESPAVRACVAALAEAGQAEAARTEPAAGG; encoded by the coding sequence GTGTTCAGCTTGGAGCGCCTCCGTGCCCTCGACGCCGTCGCCGTCCACGGCACCATCGCGCGTGCCGCCGAATCGCTGCACGTCACCGCCTCCGGTGTCTCGCAGCAGCTCGCCAAGCTGGAGCGCGAGTCCGGGCAGCGGCTGCTGGAGCCGTACGGGCGCAGCGTCCGCCTCACCCACGCGGGACAGGTGCTCGCCGCGCATGCCGCCCGGGTGTGTGCGCAGGTCGCCGAGGCCGAGGCGGATCTCGCCGATCTGCAGGACGAGATCCTCGGCCCGCTGCGCCTCGGCGGCGTCGGCAGTTCGCTGCGTGCGCTGCTGCCCGAGGTGCTCACCGCCCTCACCGCCTCCCATCCGCGGCTGACCCCCACCGTCGTCGACGGCGAGGTCGTCGAGCTGGTGCCCCGGCTGGTCGGCGGGGAGCTGGACCTGCTGCTCATCGAGAGCTGGAGCAGCCGGCCGATCCGGTTGCCGCAGGGGCTGGCGGTGCGGACGCTGGTGGTCGAGGACGTGCAGTTGGCGGTGCCGGACGCCCACCCGCTGGCCGGCCGCGAGCGCGTCGGCCTCGCCGAGCTGGGCGGTCTCGCCCATCCGACCGGGGCGGCGGTGTGGGCGAGTTGTCCGGTCGGCACCGAGCCGTACGAGGGGCTGACGCAGGCGCTGCGCGAGGTGGGCCTGGAGCCGGAGGTGCGGTACCAGGTGACGGAGTACGCCACGCTTCTCGCCCTCGTGCGGGGCGGGCTGTGCGTGTCGCTCGTACCGGAGATGGCGCAGCGGCCGTGCCCGCCCGGGGTGCGGTTCCTGCCGGTGCGGCCCGCGGTGCGGCGTACGGTGCAGGCCGCGTGGCGGTCCCGGGGTGAGAGTCCGGCCGTACGGGCGTGTGTCGCCGCCCTCGCCGAGGCGGGGCAGGCGGAGGCGGCACGGACGGAGCCCGCGGCGGGCGGATGA